The proteins below come from a single Afipia felis ATCC 53690 genomic window:
- a CDS encoding sigma-54-dependent transcriptional regulator: protein MANDILIVDDEADIRDLVAGILDDEGYKTRTARDSDTALAEIASRRPNLIFLDIWMQGSKLDGLQLLEQIKKDHADVPIVMISGHGNIETAVAAIKRGAYDFIEKPFKADRLVLVATRALENSRLKREVRELKQLAPSSGSLVGKSPCMNQLRQTIDRAGKANSRIMIVGPSGAGKELVARTLHNLSSRAAGPFVVINAAAITPERMEVELFGVELADGETGRKAGALEEAHGGTLFIDEIADMPRETQNKILRVLVDQTFQRAGGTTKVNVDVRIISSTSRNLEAEISEGRFREDLYHRLSVVPIRVPPLSERREDIPELVDYFMDQISSTTGLPKRKIGEDAMAVLQSHVWPGNVRQLRNNIERVMILAGGEPEATITADMLPQDVGSMIPAMPTGVNGEHIMGLPLREAREVFERDYLIAQISRFSGNISRTAEFVGMERSALHRKLKALGVG, encoded by the coding sequence ATGGCGAATGACATTCTGATCGTTGACGACGAAGCAGATATCCGCGACCTCGTCGCCGGCATTCTCGACGATGAGGGATACAAAACCCGCACGGCGCGCGACAGCGATACGGCGCTTGCGGAAATCGCGTCGCGCCGTCCCAACCTGATCTTCCTCGACATCTGGATGCAGGGCAGCAAGCTCGATGGGCTGCAACTGCTCGAACAGATCAAGAAGGATCATGCCGATGTTCCGATCGTCATGATCTCCGGCCACGGCAACATCGAAACCGCCGTCGCCGCGATCAAACGCGGCGCGTATGACTTTATCGAAAAGCCCTTCAAGGCCGACCGTCTGGTGCTGGTTGCGACGCGCGCGCTGGAGAATTCACGGCTGAAGCGTGAGGTTCGCGAACTGAAACAGCTGGCGCCGTCCTCCGGTTCGCTGGTCGGCAAGTCGCCCTGCATGAATCAGTTGAGGCAGACCATCGACCGCGCTGGCAAAGCCAACAGCCGCATCATGATCGTCGGCCCGTCGGGCGCAGGCAAGGAATTGGTCGCGCGCACGCTGCACAATCTGTCGAGCCGCGCAGCGGGGCCGTTCGTCGTCATCAACGCAGCTGCGATCACGCCGGAGCGGATGGAGGTCGAACTGTTCGGCGTCGAGCTTGCCGACGGCGAGACCGGGCGCAAGGCGGGCGCACTTGAGGAAGCGCACGGTGGTACGCTGTTCATCGACGAGATCGCCGACATGCCGCGCGAGACGCAGAATAAGATCCTGCGCGTGCTGGTCGATCAGACCTTCCAGCGCGCGGGTGGCACGACCAAGGTCAATGTTGACGTCCGCATCATTTCGTCCACGTCGCGCAATCTCGAAGCTGAGATCTCGGAGGGACGCTTCCGTGAGGACCTGTATCACCGCCTTTCAGTGGTACCCATCCGGGTGCCGCCGCTCTCTGAGCGCCGTGAGGACATCCCCGAACTCGTGGACTACTTCATGGACCAGATTTCGAGCACCACCGGCTTGCCGAAGCGCAAGATTGGCGAGGACGCGATGGCGGTGCTGCAATCCCACGTCTGGCCGGGCAACGTCCGTCAGCTACGCAACAACATCGAACGCGTGATGATCTTGGCGGGTGGCGAGCCGGAGGCAACGATTACTGCCGATATGCTGCCGCAGGACGTCGGCTCGATGATCCCGGCGATGCCGACCGGCGTGAACGGCGAGCACATCATGGGCCTGCCGCTACGCGAGGCCCGCGAGGTATTCGAGCGAGATTATCTGATCGCTCAGATCAGCCGCTTCTCCGGCAACATTTCGCGGACTGCGGAGTTTGTCGGCATGGAGCGCTCTGCGCTTCACCGCAAGCTCAAGGCGCTGGGAGTCGGCTGA
- a CDS encoding sensor histidine kinase NtrY-like — protein MTASETSASIEPRIAEPQGRRLRRLFMPVAVALALISAFLTFVVLTGLTPIVPTHQVVIGFLLINAASILLLLLIIGREIWLVIQARRRGRAAARLHVQIVALFSVIAVLPAVLVSIVANVTLDRGLDRLFSGPTKAVIENSLTIANAYLYEHAQLIRGDVLGMANDLANARPLWDQDRQSFRDVLTQNAKARDLPGAMIIDKDSNVLETAANGITQSFTTPAPDFLKNVTEDDPQIGVFIQQNYVAAVIRLRAFQDTFLYVARLLDPRVVAQLRQTQASVAEYSQLESRRLGIQVAFALMFTVIALTVLMSAVLIGLNFSNRLVAPIRRLMSAANLVSTGDLHVQVPVIKSEGDLASLGETFNKMTQELRTQRDELVSASNMIDSRRRFIEAVLLSASAGIIGIDNNGIIGILNRSAEKLIGLVETEALNHPLSEVVPELDELMANAKSGSHRLLQGEIEINRAGIARNLSVRITAEQSGQAQEGYIITLDDITELVSAQRTSAWADVARRIAHEIKNPLTPIQLSAERIRRKFGKTIVEDRAIFDQCTDTIVRQVDDIRRMVDEFSRFARMPKPVIEGEDVADTVRQAVFLMRVGHPDIDIEADIKQDPMRANFDRRLISQALTNIIKNATEAIGAVPPDELGKGRIDVTAAQEDDDIIIDVVDNGVGLPKESRARLLEPYVTTREKGTGLGLAIVGRVLEDHGGKIELNDASNIRPGQRGAWVRLRFAVSGRPKDADLKTGDTPQKTETAEATHGE, from the coding sequence ATGACCGCTTCGGAGACTTCGGCCTCGATCGAACCTCGCATTGCCGAGCCGCAAGGCCGTCGGCTGCGCCGGCTGTTCATGCCGGTTGCGGTCGCGCTGGCGCTGATCTCGGCGTTTCTGACCTTCGTGGTTCTGACCGGCCTGACGCCGATCGTGCCGACCCACCAGGTGGTGATCGGTTTCCTGCTGATCAACGCAGCCTCCATTCTCCTGCTGCTGCTGATCATCGGGCGCGAAATCTGGCTGGTAATCCAGGCCAGGCGGCGAGGCCGGGCAGCCGCGCGATTGCACGTCCAGATCGTCGCGTTGTTTTCGGTGATCGCGGTGCTGCCCGCCGTGCTGGTGTCGATTGTCGCCAACGTCACACTCGATCGCGGACTGGATCGCCTATTCTCGGGCCCCACCAAGGCGGTGATCGAGAATTCGCTGACCATCGCCAACGCCTACCTTTACGAACACGCCCAGTTGATCCGGGGCGACGTGCTCGGCATGGCCAACGACCTCGCCAATGCACGGCCACTGTGGGACCAGGATCGCCAGAGCTTCCGCGATGTGCTGACTCAAAATGCCAAGGCGCGCGACCTGCCGGGCGCGATGATCATCGACAAGGACAGCAATGTCCTCGAGACCGCCGCCAATGGCATCACCCAGAGCTTCACGACGCCCGCGCCGGATTTTCTCAAGAACGTCACCGAGGACGACCCGCAGATCGGCGTCTTCATCCAGCAGAACTATGTCGCGGCGGTGATCCGGCTGCGTGCGTTTCAGGATACGTTCCTGTATGTGGCGCGGCTGCTCGATCCGCGCGTCGTCGCACAGTTGCGGCAGACGCAAGCGAGCGTCGCCGAATACAGTCAGCTAGAATCGCGCAGGCTCGGCATCCAGGTCGCCTTCGCACTGATGTTTACAGTGATCGCGTTGACGGTGCTGATGTCGGCGGTGCTGATCGGTTTGAATTTCTCCAATCGTCTGGTGGCGCCGATCCGGCGATTGATGAGCGCGGCCAATCTGGTTTCCACCGGAGATCTTCACGTTCAGGTGCCGGTCATCAAATCCGAGGGCGACCTCGCAAGCCTCGGCGAGACATTCAACAAGATGACGCAGGAGTTGCGCACCCAGCGCGATGAGCTTGTGAGCGCCAGCAACATGATCGACAGCCGCCGCCGTTTCATCGAGGCTGTTCTGCTGTCGGCGAGCGCGGGCATCATCGGCATCGATAACAACGGCATCATCGGCATTCTCAATCGCTCCGCGGAAAAGCTGATCGGGCTGGTGGAAACCGAGGCGCTGAACCATCCGCTCTCGGAAGTCGTCCCCGAACTCGACGAACTGATGGCCAACGCTAAGAGCGGTTCGCACCGCCTGCTGCAGGGCGAGATCGAAATCAACCGCGCCGGTATCGCGCGCAATCTTTCCGTCCGCATCACGGCCGAGCAGTCGGGGCAGGCACAGGAAGGCTACATCATCACGCTCGACGACATCACCGAACTGGTGTCCGCGCAGCGCACATCAGCATGGGCCGATGTGGCGCGTCGTATCGCCCACGAAATTAAAAACCCGCTGACGCCGATCCAGTTGTCGGCCGAGCGTATCCGCCGCAAGTTCGGCAAGACCATCGTTGAGGACCGCGCGATATTCGACCAGTGCACCGACACCATCGTGCGACAGGTCGACGATATCCGCCGCATGGTGGACGAGTTCTCCAGGTTCGCGCGGATGCCGAAACCCGTGATCGAAGGCGAGGATGTTGCGGACACCGTGCGGCAGGCAGTGTTCCTGATGCGCGTCGGCCATCCGGACATCGATATCGAAGCCGACATCAAGCAGGATCCGATGCGGGCCAATTTCGACCGCCGGCTGATCTCGCAGGCGCTCACCAACATCATCAAGAACGCCACGGAGGCGATCGGCGCAGTGCCGCCGGACGAACTCGGCAAGGGGCGGATCGATGTGACGGCTGCGCAGGAGGACGACGACATCATCATCGACGTCGTCGACAACGGCGTCGGCCTGCCCAAAGAGAGCCGCGCGCGTCTGCTCGAGCCTTACGTCACCACCCGCGAGAAGGGCACCGGTCTCGGCCTCGCCATCGTTGGGCGCGTGCTCGAGGATCACGGCGGCAAGATCGAACTCAACGACGCCTCGAACATCAGGCCGGGGCAGAGAGGGGCGTGGGTGAGACTACGCTTCGCCGTCTCAGGCCGCCCGAAAGACGCCGACCTGAAGACCGGCGATACGCCACAGAAGACGGAAACAGCGGAAGCAACCCATGGCGAATGA